The Gemmatimonadota bacterium genome has a window encoding:
- a CDS encoding amidohydrolase family protein: protein MTSLTFSPRVPVIDANVCVGNHHTGPSPCQSPAQLLDEMDFHGVGRAVIYHAQGEQISPTDGNEYLEDWLDEDGRLIPQWSVAPVETSREQIAELHGRGRVRSVRLHDCQSAGLPFLPWGYDDLLTFLSNAGIPIWIPLMDVETDHLVTTLKAYPDLHAVLVGAHYTHALVVRGLLEASSRSVLELSRYEPIGEVEALVERFGAERFVYGSWYPRYAMGPILFYLHHTRMDEDALARICAGNVERLLGLGEGS, encoded by the coding sequence GTGACCTCACTGACCTTCTCGCCCCGCGTGCCCGTCATCGACGCGAATGTGTGCGTGGGCAATCATCATACCGGACCATCGCCCTGCCAGAGCCCCGCGCAACTGCTCGACGAAATGGATTTCCACGGGGTCGGGCGCGCCGTGATCTACCATGCCCAGGGTGAACAGATCAGTCCGACGGACGGCAACGAGTACCTCGAGGACTGGCTCGACGAGGACGGACGCCTGATCCCCCAGTGGTCGGTCGCGCCGGTGGAAACCTCCCGGGAGCAGATCGCGGAACTCCACGGCCGGGGCCGGGTGCGTTCCGTCCGGCTGCACGACTGCCAGTCCGCCGGACTTCCCTTTCTCCCATGGGGTTACGACGATCTCCTGACCTTTCTTTCAAACGCCGGGATCCCCATCTGGATCCCGCTGATGGACGTGGAAACAGACCACCTGGTCACGACGCTCAAGGCCTATCCGGACCTGCACGCCGTGCTCGTCGGCGCGCACTATACCCACGCGCTGGTCGTTCGCGGGCTGCTGGAAGCGAGTTCCCGTTCCGTGCTGGAACTCAGCCGCTACGAACCCATAGGTGAAGTAGAGGCCCTCGTGGAACGGTTCGGCGCGGAACGGTTCGTCTACGGCTCGTGGTATCCCCGGTACGCCATGGGGCCGATCCTGTTCTACCTGCACCACACGCGCATGGACGAGGATGCACTCGCGCGGATCTGCGCGGGAAACGTCGAGCGGCTGCTCGGACTCGGGGAGGGGTCATGA
- a CDS encoding Gfo/Idh/MocA family oxidoreductase codes for MDTIRVGVVGAGTNTVTMHIPKLQAIEGVKIVSVCNRSRASSERVAKQFGIPKTYETWTELIEAEDTDAIVVGTWPYLHCATSMAALANGKHILCEARMAMNYEEAQLMHDAAQNNPDLVAQIVPSPMTLWADKTIQRLIAEGYVGEILSVELRSSGSDFIDSDGPLHWRHNTDYSGMNVMTMGIWYEAMRRWVGDPLSVFAQGKTFTKMRRDAETGVMRAVRVPEHIDIVMDMICGASAYVKISVVQGLADESEATIYGSEGTIRMGDGKLYGAQRGDDALTEIEIRPEDHGEWRVEEEFINAIRGVE; via the coding sequence ATGGATACCATCCGGGTAGGCGTGGTCGGCGCCGGCACCAATACCGTGACCATGCACATACCGAAGCTGCAGGCCATTGAAGGCGTGAAGATCGTCAGCGTGTGCAACCGAAGCCGGGCGTCGTCGGAGCGGGTGGCGAAGCAGTTCGGCATCCCGAAGACCTACGAAACGTGGACCGAACTGATCGAGGCCGAAGACACGGACGCCATCGTCGTGGGGACCTGGCCCTATCTTCACTGCGCCACGAGCATGGCGGCCCTGGCGAACGGCAAGCACATCCTGTGCGAAGCGCGCATGGCCATGAACTACGAAGAGGCCCAGCTCATGCACGACGCTGCGCAGAACAACCCGGACCTCGTCGCCCAGATCGTGCCTTCCCCCATGACGCTGTGGGCGGACAAGACCATTCAGCGACTGATCGCGGAAGGATACGTGGGTGAGATCCTCAGCGTGGAACTCCGGTCCTCGGGAAGCGACTTCATCGACAGCGACGGCCCTTTGCACTGGCGGCACAATACGGACTACAGCGGCATGAACGTCATGACCATGGGCATCTGGTACGAGGCCATGCGGCGCTGGGTCGGGGATCCGCTTTCGGTTTTCGCCCAGGGCAAGACCTTCACGAAGATGCGCCGCGACGCCGAAACGGGCGTGATGCGCGCCGTCAGGGTGCCGGAGCACATCGACATCGTGATGGACATGATCTGCGGCGCGTCGGCCTATGTCAAGATTTCAGTCGTCCAGGGCCTCGCCGACGAAAGTGAAGCCACGATCTACGGCAGCGAAGGCACCATCCGCATGGGCGACGGCAAACTTTACGGAGCGCAGCGGGGCGACGACGCCCTGACCGAAATCGAGATCCGGCCCGAGGACCACGGGGAATGGCGGGTGGAAGAGGAATTCATCAATGCCATTCGCGGGGTGGAAA
- a CDS encoding amidohydrolase family protein, which yields MYEFAQDRGLAIIFHTDHFINSRPRYFEDLAPAYPRVNFVSAHCGNVPEARAEAIAAAQKYPNVYLETCSTYRTPGVIEELVEKGGADRVLYGSDMPLMDPRPQIGKIITARISDEAKRMALGENASRLLNI from the coding sequence ATCTACGAGTTCGCCCAGGACCGGGGGCTGGCCATCATCTTCCACACGGACCATTTCATCAACAGCCGGCCCCGTTACTTCGAAGACCTCGCGCCGGCCTACCCCCGGGTGAATTTCGTCTCCGCCCACTGCGGCAACGTGCCCGAGGCCCGTGCGGAGGCCATCGCCGCCGCGCAGAAGTACCCGAACGTCTACCTGGAGACCTGCTCGACGTACCGGACGCCCGGCGTGATCGAGGAACTGGTGGAAAAGGGCGGGGCCGACCGCGTGCTCTACGGATCGGACATGCCCCTGATGGACCCCAGGCCGCAGATCGGCAAGATCATCACGGCCCGGATATCCGACGAAGCGAAACGCATGGCACTGGGCGAAAACGCGTCCCGGCTGCTGAATATCTAG
- a CDS encoding amidohydrolase family protein, whose protein sequence is MIEGTRVIDYHGHTGRWERYGMVDDPELLLGAMDAVGIDIACLFHIFHPDGTTGNDLTAKFVARNPDRFVGFAYVSPTMPERMVPELERAIDKLGFPAIKLYPPYTPWRFNV, encoded by the coding sequence ATGATAGAAGGCACGAGGGTGATCGACTACCACGGTCACACAGGCCGGTGGGAACGGTACGGCATGGTGGACGATCCGGAACTCCTCCTGGGGGCCATGGACGCCGTCGGCATCGATATCGCGTGCCTGTTCCACATATTTCATCCGGACGGGACCACGGGCAACGACCTGACGGCGAAATTCGTCGCCAGGAACCCGGACCGCTTCGTCGGTTTCGCCTATGTCTCGCCGACCATGCCCGAACGCATGGTTCCCGAACTGGAGAGGGCGATCGACAAACTGGGTTTTCCGGCCATCAAGCTCTACCCGCCCTATACGCCCTGGCGCTTCAACGTGTAA